Proteins co-encoded in one Bacillus infantis NRRL B-14911 genomic window:
- a CDS encoding lmo0954 family membrane protein: protein MKKFGLLLAGGIAGLVLLSNLGPMIGLAISLLILYFVFKQFLKADSTGAKIGWGIVGVFALTAAASNIPAILGIAAAYILYVIYKKWNDKKTFVKEDQDPFTNFEKEWSKINQY from the coding sequence ATGAAAAAATTTGGCTTACTTTTAGCAGGGGGAATCGCAGGGCTGGTGCTTCTATCCAATTTGGGGCCGATGATCGGCCTGGCCATCTCATTGCTGATTCTATACTTCGTATTCAAGCAGTTCCTGAAGGCTGATTCAACAGGGGCAAAAATCGGCTGGGGCATTGTCGGGGTGTTCGCCCTCACGGCAGCTGCCTCCAATATTCCGGCCATCCTCGGAATTGCCGCTGCTTACATCCTTTATGTGATCTATAAAAAGTGGAATGACAAGAAAACATTTGTCAAAGAAGACCAGGACCCATTCACTAACTTTGAAAAAGAATGGTCAAAAATCAATCAATATTAA